The Cardinium endosymbiont cEper1 of Encarsia pergandiella nucleotide sequence AACAAGCATAAAAATAATATCGGTTGGCCATTTTTTATTTTATAGAATAAAGCTTAACTTTGTTGAGCTTTATTCTTTCTAGTAGTAGAAAAAATATTATTCTTTTAGCCTATAGAAATATATGTATGCAATTGTAGAAATAGCTGGATCCCAATTTAAAGTTTCCAAAGAGCAGTGGCTTTATACCCCTAAATTGCAAAGTGAAGTAGGTGCTTTGCTTACTTTTGATAAAGTGCTCCTTTTAGATGACGGGGAAGGAGCAGTGGTAGTTGGTGCACCTATACTAAATAAAGTAACTGTTAAGGCAAAGGTATTGGAACATACCAAAGGAGATAAAATTATCGTTTTTAAGAAAAAAAGACGAAATGGATATAAAGTTAAGCGCGGCCATCGTCAAGAGCATACCAAAATTGTTATTGAAGACATTGTAAAGTAATATAATCCTATGGCACATAAGAAGGGGGCAGGTAGCTCTCGTAACGGAAGAGATTCAGAAAGTAAACGGCTCGGCATAAAAAAATATGGTGGAGAAAGCGTAATAGCTGGCCATATCCTTGTTCGACAAAGAGGTACTCGTTATTATCCTGGTAAAAATGTTGGGTTAGGTAGGGACCATACTCTATTTGCCTTAACCAATGGTGTAGTCGTCTTTAAAAAAAACAAGGACCTGCGTTCTATTGTTTCGGTGGATAGTATCTAGTCCATTCTTACATAGAGGTTTTGTTAACAAGTAAAAAATAATTTATTAACCATTTGCGAACGAGATTCGCTAGAAAGGCAATACTATGGCTGTAAAAATAAGATTGGCTAGATGTGGTAGAAGACATTTAGCAGAATATGATATCGTTGTAGCAGATGCAAGATCACCACGGGATGGTCGTTTTATAGAAAAAATTGGGAACTATAATCCCAATGCAGCGCCTGCAACCGTTAAGCTTAATGAGGCCAGTGCATTAAAGTGGCTTTTTCAAGGTGCGCAACCTACCGATACAGTAAAAACACTTTTATCCAAGCAGGGTATTATGCTTAAAAAGCATCTTCAGATAGGTGTTATGAAAGGCGCCATCACCCAAGAGCAAGCCAATCAAAAATTTACTAATTGGCAAGCAGACCGGCTAAAAAAATTGGCTGCTCATTTATAATAGTTGTTTAAATTTTTCTTTATGTATTGCCTTACGCAACCAGTAGTGGCATAGTAATTTTAATAATCAAATTCATTTTCATCAAGTTACAAAACAGTTAATTAAATGGATAAAGAAGATATTATGGCTAAAGTAGTAGCCGTTGTAGTGGATAAATTAAATGTTTCAGCGCAAGAAGTATTGCCTACTGCTCATTTTGTAAATAACCTGGGTGCTGATTCCCTAGATCAAGTAGAATTGGTTATGGAACTTGAAAGAGAGTTTGATGTACAGATTCAGGATGATGAAGCGACCCATCTGCAAACAGTTGGTAGTGTTGTAGATTATTTAGAAGAAATCTTATCCAAACGTAAGGCTTAGTTGATTTTTCTATGTCCTCCACAAGAGTAGTGGTTACAGGATTGGGTGCCCTTACCCCAATTGGCAACAATGTTAAGGCATATTGGGATGGCCTAGTTTCTGGTCAAAGTGGCGCAGCGCTTATCACTAGCTTTGATACAACTAAACATAAAACAAAGTTTGCTTGTACCTTAAAAGGGTATGATCCTCATAATCATCTTGATGCAAAAGATGCAAGGCGAATGGATCCATTTGCCCAGTATGCTATGGTAGCTGGAGATGAAGCCATACAAGATGCTGGATTAATCACTCCTTTGGTAGATAAAGAGCGTGTAGGGGTTGTGTGGGGCTCTGGTATAGGTGGTTTAGGTACTACAGAAGCAACCGTTT carries:
- the rplU gene encoding 50S ribosomal protein L21, producing the protein MYAIVEIAGSQFKVSKEQWLYTPKLQSEVGALLTFDKVLLLDDGEGAVVVGAPILNKVTVKAKVLEHTKGDKIIVFKKKRRNGYKVKRGHRQEHTKIVIEDIVK
- the rpmA gene encoding 50S ribosomal protein L27, whose product is MAHKKGAGSSRNGRDSESKRLGIKKYGGESVIAGHILVRQRGTRYYPGKNVGLGRDHTLFALTNGVVVFKKNKDLRSIVSVDSI
- the rpsP gene encoding 30S ribosomal protein S16, whose protein sequence is MAVKIRLARCGRRHLAEYDIVVADARSPRDGRFIEKIGNYNPNAAPATVKLNEASALKWLFQGAQPTDTVKTLLSKQGIMLKKHLQIGVMKGAITQEQANQKFTNWQADRLKKLAAHL
- the acpP gene encoding acyl carrier protein — encoded protein: MDKEDIMAKVVAVVVDKLNVSAQEVLPTAHFVNNLGADSLDQVELVMELEREFDVQIQDDEATHLQTVGSVVDYLEEILSKRKA